The genomic stretch ACCCGCCCGGGGACCGAACGGGACCAGGACATCGACCCCGGCGCCGGCCAGGTACAGACGCTCTGGCGGGCCGGGCAGGTTGGAGGCGAGAACCTCGGTGTAGCGGACCATACCGGCCAGTGCGTTCGGAGCGAACGGCAGGCGCACCGCCGCGGCCGCGGCGACGTCGATGAGCGGCAACCAGGGCTGCTGCCTCGTCTCGGCGACCATCGCATGGATCAAACGGATCCTCTCCTTCGGGTCACGGAGGTTGAGAGGTGCCCGAAGCAGCATTCCCTGCAGTTGGTTGTGAAGGCTGTCGCCGCCACCTCGAGTGCTCACGGGGATGCCGAGTTTGACCGCGGGGAACGGCGCTCCCACCTTCTCGTGGTACATGGACAACCCGCCGAGAATGCCGGCGAGGAAGACGTCGTTGACCGTCCCGCCGCAGTTCTTCCCCGCGGCGCGAAGCTCGTCGAGGTTCAACCGGACCGCCGCGACGCGGGTCTCCCCCGAGCGCCGGGACAGCACCGGGCTACCGGGAAGCATGGCGGCGCGAGCGGTGCGCGCGAGCGAAGTCGCCAACTCGGCTGTGCGCGCAGCGGCGTCGGCCGGGTTGTCGAAAGCGTCCCTGAGTGCTCCAGCGGCCCACGGAGCGAGCTTGCGAACCGCTGAGAGTCCCGCGGCTACCTCGTGAACGACGTCCGACACGAGGCTCTCGACGGCAATGCCCGCCGGCGTCGTCGCGGGTGCCGTCACCTGGGCGTCCGTGGGCGGTGCGGCACCCTCGGGTGAGTCGAAGAGCCCGAGCGCTATCTGCACCGCGCCCTGGCCATCGGTGTAGCTGTGGTGCAGCCTGGCCACGAACCCGCCGCGGCCACCTTCGAGACCGTCGACGAGAGTGAAATCCCAGGGCGGGCGCCCGGCTTCGAACGGCTCGGACATCGATCGCTCGACGACCCGCGACAAAGCGCCGAAATCGGCGCCGCCGGCGACGCTGTCGGACCTCAGGTGGTTGGCGACGTCGAACCCGGGATCTCCGACCCACCTCGGCGGCACCATCGGCAGCGGCCCCGGTTGGGGCAGCTCGGTCAGCCTGGGGACTGACCGGCAGGTCGCTTCCAGCCTCTCGATCATCACCGCCGGATCGACCGGCCGGTCGAGCACGCCCGCCATGACCATCACCGTCTGCAACGACGGGTCTGCCCTCTCCAACCCCCACATGAGGGCTTCCAGGTCGGTCATGCGCTCGTCGAAACGGGGGTCAACCCCGTCGGCTGGCGGCATCCCGCCGATGGTAGCGAGACCGGCAAGGGGATCCGAACAGGCGGCCGGTGCTCCCGGGGCGCCTATCGTGGCGGACCATGCCCGGGCTGCTCGAAGGCAAACGGATCGTCGTGACCGGCGTGTTGACCAGCGATTCACTCGCGTTCGCCGTCGCCGAACTCGCGCAGAGCGAGGGTGCCGAGCTGATCCTGACCGGCGCGGGCCGGGGTCTTTCCTTGACCAAGCGAATCGCGCGCAAGCTCGACGGTCCCCCCGATGTGCTGGAGCTGGACGTAACCGAGGCCGGCCACGTCGAGGCGGTGGCCGCTGAGTTGGAGAAACGCTGGGGCCGGGTCGACGGTGTGCTGCATTCGATCGGCTTCGCGCCAGCTTCCTGCCTCGGAGGAGGGTTCCTCGAAGCCGGGTGGGACGACGTGAAGGTGGCGTTGGAGATATCGGCGTTTTCGTTGAAGTTGCTCGCTGCCGGCTTCCGGGAACTGATGCGCGCCGCCGGCGGAGGGTCGGTCGTCGGCCTCGATTTCGACGCGACGGTGGCCTGGCCGGGCTACGACTGGATGGGCGTCGCCAAGGCCGCGCTCGAATCGACAGCGCGCTACCTCGCGCGCGACCTCGGGCCCGACGGCATCCGGGTCAACCTCGTCGCGGCCGGCCCGGTCAAGACCATGGCCGCCAAGTCGATACCCGGGTTCTCCCGTTTCGAGGAGGTGTGGGACGACCGGGCACCGCTCGGGTGGAGCGTGACCGATCCGTCGCCGGTGGCGAAAGCTTGCGTGGCGTTGCTGTCCGACTGGTTCCCTGCTACCACCGGCGAGATGGTGCACGTGGACGGCGGCTACCACGCAATGGGGGTCTGACACGATGGACCCGCGGCCATGACCGGTCGTGTCGTGCTCGTGACCGGAGGAAACCGCGGGATCGGGCTGGCGATCGCGGAGTCGTTCAGGGACGCCGGCGACACGGTTGCGGTCACCTACCGCGACAAGCCGGTCGAAGGCTTCTTGTCCGTGCAGTGCGACGTGACGTCTGGCGAGGACGTCGAGCGAGCGTTCGCGGAGGTCGAGGAACAGGCCGGCGCGGTCGAGGTGCTGGTGTCCAACGCGGGCATCAACGCGGACCAGCTGCTTCTTTCGATGAAAGAGGAAGCGTGGCGCTCTGTGATCGACGCGAACCTGAATGGCGCGTACCGGGTAGCCCGCCGGGCGACGTCGAAGATGATTCGGGCCAGAAGGGGCCGCATCATCTTCATCTCGTCCGTCGTCGGGATGACTGGGTCGGCCGGACAGACGAACTATGCCGCGTCCAAGGCAGGATTGATCGGCTTGGCGCGCAGCCTGGCGCGCGAGATCGGCGGGCGTGGCGTGACGGTGAACGTCGTGGCGCCCGGGTTCGTGACCACGGACATGACCGCGCAGCTGAGCGAGGCACGCCAGGCGGAGATCCTGGATCAGGTCCCGCTGAAGCGAATGGCATCGCCTGCGGAGGTGGCAGCCGTGGTGAGATTCCTCGCCTCCGACGAGGCGGGTTACATCACGGGGGCGGTCGTCCCCGTCGACGGCGGTTTGGGGATGGGGCACTGATGCGACCAGACGAGGTGCTGCCCCACCGGCCGCCGTTCCTCTTCGTGGATTCGGTGTCGGAGGTGGTGCCCGCCAAGTCGGCGCGAGGTGTCTGGAGGCTGACGGGAGATGAGGCGTTCTTCTCGGGCCACTTCCCCGGGCGCCCGACACTGCCAGGAGTGTTGATGGTCGAGGCCCTCGCGCAGCTCGGTGGAATCGCATTGCTGGCCGACGAGCGATACCGGGGGAAGCTGCCGCTGTTCGGCGGTGTCGACAAGGCAAGGTTCCGCCGCCAGGTCGTGCCGGGCGATGAATTGGAGCTGGAGGTCGAGCTCGATCACCTGGGCTCCTCCGCCGGCCGGGGCCACGGGACCGCCCGGGTCGGCGGTCAGATCGCCTGCCAGGCGGGCATGTTGTTCGTGATAGTGGATGCCTGAGCGGCTGTGGTGACCGGATGGAATGTCAACTGAGACTGCTACTGAGGAGGTCTGCCTCATGACTTCGACGCTGGGTCAGAGCACGAGTATCAACGGCGACGGCCCAGGGGCGTCGCCGATCGAGGTGGTGGCATCCCTACGCGACGCGTTTGCCAGCGGGCGCACCAGACCGCTCGACTGGAGGCTGCGTCAGTTGGAGGGAGTATCCCGCCTCCTGACGCAGGAAGAGCCGGCGATCGCCAAGGCCCTCGGCGCGGACCTCGGCCGGAACCAACACGACGCCTGGTTCGGCGATATCGCCTCGACACGGGGCGAGGTCAAGTACGCCATCCGGCACCTGAAGCGTTGGATGCGACCGAAGCGGGTACCGGTCCCGCTCGCCGTGATGCCGGGCAAGGCCTACTACCGCTACGAGCCGCTCGGCGTCGTGCTCGTCATCGGGCCCTGGAACTACCCGTTCTACCTCTGCCTCGCGCCCCTCGTCGGCGCTGTCGCCGCAGGCAACTGCGTCGTGGTGAAGCCTTCCGAGAACGCGCCGGCTTCCTCAGCGACGATGGCCGAGCTCATCCCCAGGTACCTGGACGCCGACGCAGTGAAGGTCGTGGAAGGCGACGCTGCGGTGACGCAGCAGTTGATCGACGCTCGGGTCGACCACGTGTTCTTCACCGGGGGGACCGAGATCGGCCGGAAGGTCATGCAGGCCGCCGCGGCCCACCTCACTCCCGTGACGCTCGAACTCGGCGGCAAGAGCCCCGCCATCGTGACCAAGGACGCCGACGTCGAGGTCGCAGCCAGGCGGATCGCGTTCGGCAAGCTCCTCAATTCCGGGCAGACGTGCATCGCCCCCGACTACGTCCTCGTCGAGGAACCGGTCAAGGAGAAACTCGTCGATGCCCTCGAGAAGAGCGTCCGCGAGATGCGCGCCGGCGAGTCGCCCGTCCAGAAGATCGTCAACGACCGCCAGTTCGCCCGCCTGACCCGCCTGCTCGACGAAAAGCCCGGTGACGTCGCCGTCGGCGGGGGCTCCGACGGAAATGCGATCGAGCCGACGATCGTGGTCGACGCCGACCCGGAGTCCGAGCTCATGAAGTCCGAGATCTTCGGACCGATACTCCCCGTCGTAGGGGTGCACTCGCTCGACGACGCCATCTCGTTCGTGAACTCGCGCGAGAAACCGCTCGCTGCGTATGTGTTCTCGGAGAGGCGCAAGGATGTGGAGAGGGTGTTCGAGGAAATGCCTTCCGGTGGGGCCACAGCCAACCACACGCTCATGCACGTCATGGCACCGCAACTACCGTTCGGAGGGGTGGGTCATAGCGGCATCGGCGCGTACCACGGCAGGTGGGGCTTCGAATGCTTCAGCCACCGCAAGTCGACGCTGTTCATGAAGTCGCGTCCGGATCTGAAGATCATCTACCCCCCGTATTCGGAGCGGGCCAAGAAGCTGCTGCGCCGTTTGGTGTAGCTCCGCACGCGATCGGAAGGGGCACCTGATAGCGAGGGAACAGCGACTCGTGTTCGGCGAGGACCCCGAGCACCGGGCTGTTCGCCGAGGTGCGTCGACTGGTCGACGGGCACGGCGGGACTGTCCAGGTGCCGCACACCACCTGGTTGGTGCTGGCGCGGCGCATCGGCACTAGCCGCGGACCTCGGCGAGCGGGCGCCCGAGCCGGCTCAGACGAAGACGCAGGTCGCGCGCAACTCGATGCTCGACCGCGCGGGCTTTCCGACCTCGACCTCGGGGTCGCGGAACGCCGAGTGCGGGGTGAAGTAGGTCTTGCCCTGGGCGACCAGCTCGGTGTCGTA from Acidimicrobiales bacterium encodes the following:
- the fabI gene encoding enoyl-ACP reductase FabI, which codes for MPGLLEGKRIVVTGVLTSDSLAFAVAELAQSEGAELILTGAGRGLSLTKRIARKLDGPPDVLELDVTEAGHVEAVAAELEKRWGRVDGVLHSIGFAPASCLGGGFLEAGWDDVKVALEISAFSLKLLAAGFRELMRAAGGGSVVGLDFDATVAWPGYDWMGVAKAALESTARYLARDLGPDGIRVNLVAAGPVKTMAAKSIPGFSRFEEVWDDRAPLGWSVTDPSPVAKACVALLSDWFPATTGEMVHVDGGYHAMGV
- the fabG gene encoding 3-oxoacyl-ACP reductase FabG — encoded protein: MTGRVVLVTGGNRGIGLAIAESFRDAGDTVAVTYRDKPVEGFLSVQCDVTSGEDVERAFAEVEEQAGAVEVLVSNAGINADQLLLSMKEEAWRSVIDANLNGAYRVARRATSKMIRARRGRIIFISSVVGMTGSAGQTNYAASKAGLIGLARSLAREIGGRGVTVNVVAPGFVTTDMTAQLSEARQAEILDQVPLKRMASPAEVAAVVRFLASDEAGYITGAVVPVDGGLGMGH
- the fabZ gene encoding 3-hydroxyacyl-ACP dehydratase FabZ is translated as MRPDEVLPHRPPFLFVDSVSEVVPAKSARGVWRLTGDEAFFSGHFPGRPTLPGVLMVEALAQLGGIALLADERYRGKLPLFGGVDKARFRRQVVPGDELELEVELDHLGSSAGRGHGTARVGGQIACQAGMLFVIVDA
- a CDS encoding wax ester/triacylglycerol synthase domain-containing protein; translation: MPPADGVDPRFDERMTDLEALMWGLERADPSLQTVMVMAGVLDRPVDPAVMIERLEATCRSVPRLTELPQPGPLPMVPPRWVGDPGFDVANHLRSDSVAGGADFGALSRVVERSMSEPFEAGRPPWDFTLVDGLEGGRGGFVARLHHSYTDGQGAVQIALGLFDSPEGAAPPTDAQVTAPATTPAGIAVESLVSDVVHEVAAGLSAVRKLAPWAAGALRDAFDNPADAAARTAELATSLARTARAAMLPGSPVLSRRSGETRVAAVRLNLDELRAAGKNCGGTVNDVFLAGILGGLSMYHEKVGAPFPAVKLGIPVSTRGGGDSLHNQLQGMLLRAPLNLRDPKERIRLIHAMVAETRQQPWLPLIDVAAAAAVRLPFAPNALAGMVRYTEVLASNLPGPPERLYLAGAGVDVLVPFGPRAGSALNLTLLSYAGGVAIGVNADAAALSDHDLFVGCLSEGFDEVLA
- a CDS encoding aldehyde dehydrogenase family protein, producing the protein MTSTLGQSTSINGDGPGASPIEVVASLRDAFASGRTRPLDWRLRQLEGVSRLLTQEEPAIAKALGADLGRNQHDAWFGDIASTRGEVKYAIRHLKRWMRPKRVPVPLAVMPGKAYYRYEPLGVVLVIGPWNYPFYLCLAPLVGAVAAGNCVVVKPSENAPASSATMAELIPRYLDADAVKVVEGDAAVTQQLIDARVDHVFFTGGTEIGRKVMQAAAAHLTPVTLELGGKSPAIVTKDADVEVAARRIAFGKLLNSGQTCIAPDYVLVEEPVKEKLVDALEKSVREMRAGESPVQKIVNDRQFARLTRLLDEKPGDVAVGGGSDGNAIEPTIVVDADPESELMKSEIFGPILPVVGVHSLDDAISFVNSREKPLAAYVFSERRKDVERVFEEMPSGGATANHTLMHVMAPQLPFGGVGHSGIGAYHGRWGFECFSHRKSTLFMKSRPDLKIIYPPYSERAKKLLRRLV